DNA from Xiphias gladius isolate SHS-SW01 ecotype Sanya breed wild chromosome 9, ASM1685928v1, whole genome shotgun sequence:
TTTAGGGTGTTGTCGTTCATTATCAGTttatccagcagcctccactgacgTGTGTCCACGGGAGGAGTTAGAGTTGGCAACAaagacattaataaacacttagattcatcattttaaagGCTCCCCGTGGCGTTTTTGACCACTTGTAGCAcaacaagaaacaaagaaaaacaaagcctAGACCCACCTACCCTTTATGCCCTATATCTTTGCCCTCTGGCcgaagaaataataaataaataaaataataagtaaataaattaaaataaacctGTCAAATCATTATCATGTTTCAATAAAACGAGTCCAACTCAGGACATTTTCCGAGTGTTTTCTGATGAAGGAAATCCTTCAACGTGTGTGTTAGAGCTCTGAGGTTCACACAGTGAGATTTAATGAGAAACAGTGGAGGTGAACAGAAACTGGCTTTCATCATGTCAGTTTATACCTGGTTGgcgatatgtgtgtgtgtgtgtgtgtttttgtgtaggTGTCACCTGATTGGTGATGTGTGTGTCGGCTCCATGCAGTAACAGCAGCTTAATGACTTTGAATCTGTTGAGTCGAACAGCGTCGTGAAGAGGAGTGTCTCCCTCCTAAAACAAGCACAACACACATTagacctgtctgtgtgtgtgtgtgtgtgtgtgtgtgtgtgtgtgtgtctgtgtctgtctgtgctgacTCACTCTATCCTGTGTGTTGAGTTCAGCTCCACAGTGAATCAGGTGTTCGACACAGTCGTGGTGTCCAGTCCTCACAGAGACATGAAGAGGAGTGCTGTCGAGctaacagagacacacacacacacacacacacagagagatagacagaatccacaaaataataaataaattgataaacATCTTGCAATAGGAGGAttgattgtttcagctttagTGACAGTAGCACAAACAATACTACAAGTATTGTTCCTCAttcaacaaatactgtatatttatcattaaatattaattttagaTTAATATAAGTTTATTGATATTCAGGTGCTTTATTGGAGTGAAGGTTCCAAAACAATGTTGCCAAATcatcaaaatacaatttatcCAAGtgcacaataacagaaaaaagaacaacaaaacaagaccaagatctctctctcgctctctctctctctcgctatatatatatttatatatatatattaatttatttacaatacattGTATGCTTTTGGTCATTCACTGTCCCTCAGGTTGTGGACTGTTGACACATACTGGGCAGCGAGATTTgccctgtctccttctcctgggagtatttttaaattagctCAGTGAAATGTGGAATCACAGAGTTGTACTGTTAAAAGCAAATGTTCCTGATTTCAttgaatgatttacattttaagagGAAGTCTTAATGTATTTGTACCATAATTGCAGGATATACCGCATTTATTATGGTTTTGCTTTCAAACTAAATGTATTTACACactttatcaaaaaaaaactttcattaacTTTTGTTAACAAGAGGAGAGATAACTTCTGTATCAAACATAACACTGATACACATAATTCTCACAGTATTTGTAGCGAAAGTGAAAAAAGTAGAGGTGGTAACGTGAGTAGGAAACAGTTAAGGTTTtatcagtagtatcagtagtaatGTGAGTAGTATTACCTTGTCGGTTGCAGTCATGTCGGCTCCATGGTTCAACAGCTGTTTGAGTACCGACAGTTTTCCTCCTCGACAGGCAGAGTGGACACATGTGGACCACAGCTGGACAGAACGGGAAATCAGGACCAGTACTAACTCTGTATTAAAGCCAGTACTAGCACTGGATTAAAAACAGTACCAACACTGGATTAAAAATGATAACAGTTGATTAATAATGGTAGTAATTCTGGATTAAAAGCAATTATAATTCTAAATTGAAACTGGTAGTAAAAACTAGATTAAGACTGGTACAAACTCTGGATTAATATCAGTACAAACAGGTTTAAACCAGTAAGAAAAGTGGGGTAAAACTGGTTTTAACACTGGATTAAAACTAGTAgtaattaaagattaaaaatagtACTAACACTGGATTAAAACCggtataatttaaaattaaaactggtaCTAACACTGTATTAAACTGGTACTAACTCTGAATTAAACCGGTATTAACACTACATTAAGACTGGTAGTGGCTTGGATCAAAACCAGTACCAACTAAGTGGGAAAACCAGTACTAATTGtggattaaataaattaaactggtATTAACTTCGAATTAAACTGCTACTAACGCTTGATAAAGACTGGTACTGATTTGGGATTAAAACAGGAACTAACAGTGGGTTAAACTGGTAGTAACTCTGAATTAAACCAGCTTTAACACTGCATTAAGACTGGTACTGACTTGGATCAAAAGCAGTACTAACTCCAGACTAAAAGCAGTACTAGTATGGATTCAAACCAGTACTAACTAAGGATTAAAAGCAGTATTAACTgaggaccaaaccagtactaATGCCATATTAAAACTGGTACTAACTTGGAATTGAACAGCTACTAACACTGGATTAAAACTGGTTATACTTCTGTATTAAACTGGGACCAACACTGACCGACAAACTAAGTGTACCTTGTCTCTGCTGTGGATGTTCGCTCCAGCCTCCAACAGTTTGGTGACAACATCTGTGTGACCCTGAAAACACGCTCTGTGGAGACCTGTACGCTCAAactacacacagaaacacagcgTAACTAGACGCAGTAACACACAGAgtaacacacacagggagaagtTTGAAGTGTGGATGACTCACGGTGTCGTAGGCATTGACGTCTCCACCTGTGGACAGGTACCTGTCTATCACCAGCTGCTGATTCTGATCACAGGCCTTaaaaaaatcctcctcatcCACATAATaaggctgacacacacacacacacacgcacacacacacacacacacacacactgataaagaGCTGCTCTTTATCATGAATGAATTTACCCTCTAATGAATGATCATGTGTGTAGTGTATATGATCAAGACTTAAACATAGACTGTAATTTCTGTCAAATCTGCAACACTTCACGTTTTCTCGTATTGTTCATGTTACAATTTTCAGTCTCATTTAAATGTTGGTTAACATTAAAATCACCTTTTATGTTAGatataaaagaatataaaagTTTAATTGCTTTTCAAGAAGCTGTGATGATTTTCTCTtaaattattgaattattttggCCAAATTCTTCATTGATCAATGTAAAAGCTGCAAGTGCAGTTTGTATGGGTGTTTTCGAGgattaaatgttcattttatatGTATAATCTACTTTAACTGCTGCTATgactctttttgttttacttttttaataatgattCACTGctcagcagtggtggaggaagtactcaTATCCTATACTTCAGCAAAAGTTCTAATACCACATAAGTTTTGTAAAACTAAtttacattacaagtaaaagtcctacattGAAAATCttattaagtaaaagtatgtaagtataatcagaaaattatACTTGTAAatataaagtattaaaagtgaaagtactgaaagcagaaaaaacatctccTGTTAAACTGTTACATGGCATTAgattattatcactgatgcattaatgtgtaaacagtatttttcagctgttgctgctaaaggtggagctgattttaactGGTCAATATTGGTCTGCAACtgattatcattattgattcatctgctgatCTTTTTCCCAATTATtcgattgattgtttggtttgtcaaACTCAAGATAATAGTGAGAATGGTTGTCACAGttacccagagcccaaagtgaaaCCTTagcaatttttgttttgtccaacaggCCAGacctcaaaattattaaaaatttgTACTTCAGtagagtacttgagtaaatatacatTACACCACTGctgctcagttttgttgttgaaGTCTGTCACTGATGTTAAATCTTGTAAATATGAGGTTTCAATAGAGACAACGATCACCTGGTTACCTCTGCAGGTGTGTGAGGGTCTTACCACTGTCTGGACAGCAGGGGGGGCGGCACCAGGTCTCCTGCCAGCAGCTCTCTCCTGTCTCTTGgtcttcctcagcagcagaAGGTTCTGGAGGTCGGCTGGAGTCTCCAGAAGGAGACGACCAGATTTATCCATCTCAAccaggacagaaagaaaaaacaggagacTTCAGACTGCAACGGGTTAACACCTGAACCTCACTAGTACTGCTACGATTACTAACACGTGCCACTGCTGGTACAGAATCACTACTAGTTCTACTACTTCTCTTTTCCGATTCAAGCCGGGCTCAGAGAGGGCAGAGGCGGTCGTAGCTGGTAACGTTTCTGCCGAGGAAAGTTCGTTTTTTAGATtactttgctcttttttctgtgttatgaCAAACATTTGATCTTTGCACGAGACCACGAAACTCCAGTCaggtttcccatttacagacaCTCATGTAGACAACTCATCACATCACACTTTgtatttggacattttcagAATCAACATCTCGTAGCAGTGGTAGGgttcacagagagacagaagaaactCTACAGGTTAGTAacactgataaataaataagatcaTCCTCCACTTcgtttaaatgaaataaaacacacaaacaggcactaCAAGTATCTGACgttattatttatgtaaagGAACAACTGCAGCAGTCTGAAGTGAAGCAGCCACTGTTTACTATGTTTTAATGAAATCAGCTCCATCTGCAGCCTCGTAGTGAAACACAAGTGGATTATGTCAGTGTTAACATGAGCGGCCCTCGGATACAATCCTAAAACAAACCGTTTTCTAAATCTATTTCGTACTTAAAAGActtaaaacaacacagtgtgagaaaaaacagaagcccccccacccatccacccagCCCTGGACCCTGAACCTGATGGACTCTGGTTCAGGTGAGATAATGAACACCTGGAGTTCTGCTCTGACCTTGAGGTTGACTGGAGGCTCAGAGTCTGCGTTTCTTCTGCAGGTCCGAGCGTCCTGCTTCTCTTCAGAGACAGATGACTCATAGTCTCTGTCCTCCACCTGATGACAACAAAGAGAGTTTTATCTGCtagggtttattttttttgctctttttattaAACAAGGACCGTGATTTATGCCAGATTGGCTATTAGCTAATGTCTCTTTAGTTATTAGCATATCTGCTGTCCCTGGGCAGGTAAACGCAGAAAAATCACCAGACGCTAAAAACCCTCGTGACTTTACTTGTCAGGACTTCGATGACAGACACACAACGAGTCTCAAAATGTTTCACTCTGggtgtatttattaatattaattcataGAATATCTAAAGTTGTCTGTCATTCAtattttacactgaataaaaaatataataatgttcagtttattattgCAGAGAATtaataaaacacagtaacacacagtaaacatgtgcttcagccccccccccccaaaccgACTCTCACcataaatctttatttaaagtCTTACAGAGGAAACTCCAACAACCAGAACAGAAATAACAATATAGAGATCAACCACACAGCAGGgcacctgacctctgacctctgaccttggATCCCATGTCTCCTATctcttaaaattttttattaGTAGCTCAAAGAGGAACAGCATCCTCagtttactctgtgtgtgtgtgtgtgtgtgtgtgtggacatgacCTTCTCTGGTGTCATTTAATGGGCCAATCACTTGTCAGAGTGGAGGTCAGTGGGGGTCATGTGATCTctgacagtgaagaagaaaaaaacacacacacaaacactgattcTGATGTTTGTACGTTATGAGCCCTTCATAAGCGTTTggcacatttcattttcataaatggaaattgagaaaaaacataaaacttgtCCTATTTTTACTAATTCCGACATTTAAAGAATCCAGATCAGATTATTGTAAACACTTTTCTGTGTCCGACCCACAACAGCAACAAGACGTCTTCATTCTTTATTCACCCACAGTGATTAGAAAGTAATTTAGCCGTGTGATGTAAAACTGTCTTTCACACATTAATAGAGGCACTCATTCAAGAACAATAGcaataattacaataaagtGGGGTTAAGGTTATTCTAAGtaagtttattttaagttaatttaagtttatttgtatagtacTTTTCAGAACAAGCTTACAAGGTGTTTTACTCAAGATAAGCTTGACAACATAAAAGAATAAATCATCAGGGGTGTAGGGACACTCTGATCAGGGTATGTCAAAAAGATTAAAGACTCACCTAAAAGCACATTTGTAAGAGGGACTTTTTAAGAGAGATctaaattaaaatgtagttaattATATCAATTTAAGGTCAtgaactacatttatttttcagtgaataATGTTTCATGTGAACAAACTTTTCTCTGTTAAGTTAATTTTCCATAAGCTGAAATCCctgtttcttgttgttttgtttcctctctggAAGAACTGAAGTAAGTAGAAGTCAAATGAAGAGAAATGTCACTGGATATCGGAATTCACTGCAGTTTAGGATCAACTGCTTCACGTACGCCTCAGCCGAATACAGACGCCTGGAACATCTTAAAGCTTTTACCTGCACTACAAACAGCTGATTTCACTCAGAGCCTCTCAAACCTGCCGTTTAATCCAAAGAAGAGGAGGCTGGTTTTATTCTGTCATAAAACAACCTCACGTAACCCGCTTTTTCATATATTCACATCGAAAACATATCAACAGCGCTCACAGATTCAAACCAAAATGAAACATGCACGTGCAGgaatacaaaatggaaaaaaaagtcaataaataagCAGCTTCAAGAGACATAAAGGACACGGCAGAGTCATCAGAGCAATGAGACGTTTAGATCCCTGTAAGACAGACGGAGGATGATGAAACCTGCTGGGGCTGGTTTCACCAGATTTCTGATGTCTTCTCTCAGAACTGTTCTGTTATTGTTCTTATGtccactttttatttgttatattcatttttgttttgttgctatgtaaatgttttattggtTGTTATATTAACAATCGTTCCTTTTTTGTGGATTGAACATGTAAAATGTGCAGAGACTCtttttgtgatgtcacagtgtaaaATAACTGAAGCTGAAGATAAAATTTGATTCTTTCTGAAGCTTTTTCTAAGAAATAAAGTTAGGCTGTGaactgaagaataaaaatgacaatctgAAGAAGGAGAGTTtatctgaaagaaaagaaaaagaaagaaagaaagaaaaaagaaaggaaagatagggagaaaaaaacaacgtAAGTGAggtgtcaacacaaacagaggtTAGAGCGtcagctgactgacagactTTTGCCATGACAGCGACAGGTGGGCCAGAGCCAATCGTTAACCTCTGATGTCACTTTATTATCCACCAATCATGTGTCAGAGGTCACAGGTCTCACACGCTGATCTGATTGATCTGATTGATCTAATTGATCTAACTGATCAGACCGATCTGTTTGATCCGATTTATCACACTTTCTCTGAATTGAGACTGTGAGGATTCGTGTGTTCAcagaatgaataataaatatacagtataatgcaatgGGCTTCGCAAAACTactgaaactgtgtgtgtgaatgtttcaCGTGTGTAACGGTTCCtgtgtgttaaaatgtcaaacatacaCGTGGACATACATATTCATCCAGACATGTAAATGTACAGCTTGTGGTCATATTTGATTTTATGAACTGATCAGCGTGAATaacaagtgttttgtttcatcGGGCTCAGAAATGGAAACGATGTTCCACATGTTCTGTTTCTCAGTGGTTTCATGTTAATATCTGACAAGTTAACACAACAGTCGTAACAAGAGTACTAAACAGATGGAACCAAAAGAACTAAACCTGACTGGAACCTAAACTTAATGCACAATTGTTTAACGTTTCCcagtgaatgaaataaaaaagaaaaggagaacagaAACATGGAGTCTTCTTACCACCATCATtttctcatcctcttcatcctctttctcatcctcttcatcctcccaGTTGATCAGTTTTGATCTGATggtgtaaagaaaaacaatacgagacaaaaaaaattctgtcagtTTCTCCTCTCATCAAACCTGATCAACCTTTGACCTGTGAGACTGTCGTCTGACTTCGAATCAAAAGCATCCACCTTCAGCAATAAAATCCCAGCTTAACAGTTCGAACAAAAATATCTATTCATTTCCATGAGtggtcttttattttgaaatgtggtCCACGCGGAATCGGGTTCAGTTACAGTAAAGTACCGTACAGAAGAAATCAAATGTGAATAGTCTTGAATCTCTAATTCATTGCATGTCTTTAATTTGCAATTCAGCCAATAGAACTACAACATTAAGCCCTAACAACACTGAGAAACAACgtgagtgaatgaaaacagcaggaaatgacTTCATTCATCAGAAAAACGACACTGACAGACTCCGCACTGATTCACCTGACAACAGGGATTCGTTGTCTGAACCCTGTTTAAACTTCAGCCACATCGGATCAACACTGACAGAACACCACAGGACACCACGGTAAATATGACAGCGAACCATCAGGACACATCGCAGTTATTCAGCGCACTGATTAACTGAACTGAGACACTTTATGGACACAACACTTCACAGATGGAAATATACACAAACCCCGGTTTTAATGTACAACAGTGACTTATTGAGCAGTGAGTATAAATATATTCAACTACACATGCTAATGTACAGCATTGCAAATTCCATTTTAATGTCAGATGATGCTGAATTGAAATTCTTGGTCATTTGAACATGATGTGCAcatagttattttaaaaaaacaacctggGCTGCAGCTAAAAACCTGTTTCCATTTATATGTTGAGAGTGTTTTCAAtcactgcattcaaaatgttgcaTTAGTAATATGAGGGTAAACATGCACATCTCTGCCACTAATGTAGATCCTCAGAGAAAAGTAAGCCGCCGCTTTCATCGGCTGATAACTGTTAAAATCCTGCTGAGAGGTTTAGATTATCAGAGGAAACAGGCTTTGGAGATTTGTCTgaaatcaaaatagttgctgctTTACAAATGACCTCACTGTATAAAActtgaaatgtgtgtgaaacagCTCCAGACTGtgtagaaaaagaagagaaagccaGTCAGCGTTATTTGACTGATTTCAGTTGTGAATTTCCTTTGGTTCATCAAAAAGTGCAGCTGTAACGCATATGTTCCTGCTGCTGCCGGCTGTAGGTGTTAACCTGAAAAAccccttctttcatttttaaaacagctgggagttttgttttttttatttgaggaagTCTGAGCTTGCTTACGTGAActgagcaaacaaaaacacaagtaaacGTCATCTATTGACAACATGAAGTCACTTTCGTGTGTATCTCTGGGTCTGAGAGGTGGTAAGAGTTCAACTTTTAATGAACTTTAAACTCCATCACGGGAGGTGGACACTCTCGGAGCTTTTGAAGACTATAAAACTGTAAATACTCCTGCTGTGATTCGACACAACCAAAGTACAGCTGCAACTATTACTCGATTactcgattaattgattgacagaaaattaatctgcaattattttgaaaattgaataatcacttcaataatttttttaagcaaaaatatccatatttactggttccagcctctaaaatgtgaagatctgactgttggttggaccaaaacaagacatttaaaggtGCTACATCGGGCTGTTGGAAATTATAAACAGgcattttattggttttaacgttttatctaattttctgacattttatggaaaaaaaacaagtcgAGAAAATAGCTGCCAGACtagttgataatgaaaataatcattagttgcagcactaAACCAGAGCACCTTTCAAACACAGAGAGTATGATAATCAATAAACagtaatgaatatttttcatgaGGAGCAGCTCACCTCTGCAGCTCCATGTCAGTGTtcacagcagcaggagcagaagaAGATTAAAGATGGAgcagttttctttcttctgttcagGAGGCCATGAGCTTCACCTCCATCCATCCTCCTAATATAGTGCGTTTGTgtgttgacctttgaccctgttGGCTGAACTTGCAGGAGACGGCTGTTGACCCCGTCTGACCTTCAGtaaccagagaagaagaaacacttCAGTTTTATTAGTGGAACTTGTATTAATGCATACACCAATCAGGCACAACATTCAAagcggtaactggttttaatgttgtcgCTGATCGTGTCTGCAGAAGTACTTGTAGTATAAGTACAATCAGTAGTTTCACAATAGTAAGTGTAGTAGAGGAAAGACTAAATCTTCAAGTATTCACACTGTGATCACTGTGATAccgaaggaaacttaaaaacatgaagattctgaatgaagttctgcagcctctttttcctctggtttctaagtcTTGAATTTTTCTGAAGCCTCACCAGATTCCCACTCCCTCTTCAACTGAGCTTCTGATAATAAAGAGGTTTAAAGACAAAAACCCGTGTCCTATTATATCACCAATCAGCCCCCCATATACAATGATGATTCTGATTgctcctgcagcaggacaggcTGCACTTCTGCTGTGAGTCTCATCAGtattcttcttttccttctgtttctttGGCCTCTGCAGCCATCTGGTTTGTGTATTAAACATTGGCATTGATGCAGGCCTGCATAGACGGGTCAGGTGGGAGAACTGGTCCCTGGTAGACAGAGCGAGTCTCAGACATTTCTTTGAGACGTCAGTGATGTTCCTGAACTTGAGCGGGACGAAGACGTGGGTCAGCTAGTCATCTTcttgctgcagcagctgcaggactTCTCTGAGGTGAGCAGGGGTGTTGATGGTGTGGATGTAGATCATCTCCATGCTGCTGTGGCTCCCATCCACTGTTGCAGACACATTGTACTACCCTCAGGTCCTCGGGTAACACATATTTGTTTATTCTCTAAAACAGCTGtgttcacatttactgtatatatgaagTTGTTAGGAGTTATTTTCACTGCTTGTTTATAGTctgtttatgtactgtatgtatttaagTTTAGACATGTTTTAAACATGTACCTAAATTAAtctaatatgaaaatatgatttttgtgTGCCCAGCAAATTGTTTGGATGTTATGgttgttattttgtgttatgTGATCTCCTGACTGTAAATGCACCTGTTGCTTGATGTCTGCTTGTGCAGACTGGATATTTGCCTGAAGACTTTGAAGATTGAggcattaaatattaaatacattaaaaaataaatattttttggagcTTGCAGATTTCAGTGTGTGGACAGTCTCTCATTCATCTTTGTATTTTAACCCTGGTCCAAAATACAAGTCAGAACAGCTCGTTAGACCAAACAGCATAATTTTATCTAGAAACAGGAGGTCATATAAAGTTGGTCTGAAGTTTTATGAAAACAGACTGACAGTCTCCAGCCATGCAGCGCTCTTTGAGGCTGGACTTAGACACAGTGCTGCACCGAGCTAAATGCTGAcaacagcatgctaacatgctcacagtaacaatgctaacatgctaatgtttagcaggtattgtgctcaccatcttagtttagcatgttagcatgctaaaatcagctaattagcattaaacacaacgaatttgttcataaaccaaagaactggacaaattcaaatattgacctgatggtggcgctacaggacaagtggtggactgacttaAGAAACAGACAGTAACGTCCGTGAGGCCGTGATGCACAACTCATCTGgaaactgaatttaaaactAGCTTCACCTCGTGAACAGAGCCAATACAGAAGTGCAATACCACTCAGGGCCACTAGGGGCTGGTCCCAAAAAAATCTCAGACTTCAGTAGACTCCCGTTCAAAAAGCGCCAACTTCTCTCATGAAATACTAAGTCAATAAATTTCTTCCACAAGTCACTGTGGTTTCATCAGCTCAATTCACTCCATCTGATCAGTGTGCTGGTGGTGCTTTTGAAAGAAAGTCCATAGATAATTAGATATTAGGGCTTAAAGAGAGGCACATTTGAGGCCTGGTTTGATTGACATGCCTGGTCTGGAGTGATTGACAAGCCATATGGAAGAGGCACGCCAGGAGCGTCCTTCACCAGTGAACTCGAGTCCCATGCACGTTAACCAATACCATCATCGATAccatgttgttaaaaaaaaacagtcactgaTAGAGTTTGTCTAAATGTAGCAAACATTTAGGTTTATCCCATTTAATTATTTTCGGTCTCTTCTCGCTCCTCACGTCCCTTCCTCACCTCCTCAGCTCGCATCTCATGTGGGAGGGACCCGAGGGAGAGACGAGACGGGAGAAAATTAGGACACTAAATAAGTGAATGGGGTACACCATTATTTACACAAATCAAAGACATTGATTCTAAATTTGATGTAGAgctaaaacaaattcacaggTCATAAGACGTATTTCCTGCAATGTAGACTGTAAGATTAAAAATCCAGAATATGATCAAAGTGACTGACATTGCagttaaatataacatttaaactTTCACACAGAGAAGCTGGAGACAAAAATTCCCTCATCTAAATGTAAAGTGACTGCAGCCCTTTCTTGAAGTACAGGGAAAGCCCAGAACAGGAAATCTCTCCAAatgttactttgaaattaaacatcGTTGTTGTTAATGTATTGAACTGTGTCCTGTGTTACACTGCCGTCTGATATTCAGTATGAGGGCCCTCTGTTAGAAACGCTGTTAATTCACACAATGATCCGTGATCAATGATCAATGTGTTCTTATGtacaatacacaatatataGAAGAAAATTtgtcatgtatgtgtttgttgatTTAATACTGTAAGTTCATATATGATAGTCCtcaacacacagtcacacacctcTCCCAATAAGCTGTTATCTGCATTTGATTCATTGTGATCCACCGTGTCTTAactaaagtgtttttgtttaactgtAATTCAAAAGGTATCCACTCTGTAAAAACTGAATGACCGGTGCAAGCAGAAGGAAGACCTGATGTCTGGAGCGGTGTATTTGGTGCCAATCGTCTGGTTGGTAGAGGGAGACTGCATAGACAACATCCTTGGTTCTCAAACGGgttgtgatgatgatggcagAAAACCACATCCAGTTCAGCTTCATCTGGAGAAAGGACAGACCGACTTTTTAGAAGTTAGTTTGTTATTCACTGTCCTTAGGACCAAAGGTTCAAGTTCTTGCCTTGCTGTTGTTAGATAGGTTATagcagtaacatttttaaaaacagaatttttaaaatattaaactgtaatTAAGTGATGGAACAGTTCCAGCACAGTCATCACCTTCACAGGTGGAagtgtttttcaattttacGTCAACAGGGTCTTCAGTAGGAAACATCTGGAGCTGGCCAACCAGAAG
Protein-coding regions in this window:
- the LOC120794517 gene encoding ankyrin repeat domain-containing protein 1-like, which codes for MDKSGRLLLETPADLQNLLLLRKTKRQERAAGRRPGAAPPAVQTVPYYVDEEDFFKACDQNQQLVIDRYLSTGGDVNAYDTFERTGLHRACFQGHTDVVTKLLEAGANIHSRDKLWSTCVHSACRGGKLSVLKQLLNHGADMTATDKLDSTPLHVSVRTGHHDCVEHLIHCGAELNTQDREGDTPLHDAVRLNRFKVIKLLLLHGADTHITNQDGRCPLDGVLQWQNDAKTLLTETNLRK